Proteins from one Podarcis raffonei isolate rPodRaf1 chromosome 1, rPodRaf1.pri, whole genome shotgun sequence genomic window:
- the TKFC gene encoding triokinase/FMN cyclase isoform X1: MQGSKKLVNTILGCADDALAGTVACNPHLQILHGHRVALRADLENLRGKVALISGGGSGHEPAHAGYIGKGMLTGVVAGPVFTSPAVGSILAAIRAVRQAGAVGTLLIVKNYTGDRLNFGLALEQARAEGASVEMVVIGDDCAFTKQKKAGRRGLCGTVLIHKVAGALSEAGCGLSAIARKVTAVAHSMGTLGVSLTPCSVPGSRPTFQLADDELELGLGIHGEAGVRRMKITSADQVVKIMLDHMTSHSNASRVRLKSGASVVLMVNNLGGLSYLELSVVAGSAVRCLESRGIHIARVFVGSFMTALEMAGVSLTLLLVDDELLTLIDSDTTAVAWSQPAKVHVSGQKRVRESVAPKEEEEDESFPFKAPATPYMRAVLEKVCNTLLNLQEELNDLDRAAGDGDCGSTHARAARAIQEWVESKPLPLYPSQLLSALAKLLLEKMGGSSGALYGLFLTAAAQPLRTDDELATWSAAMDAGIDAMMRYGGAAPGDRTMLDSLCAAAEQLRALKNPQTNPLKVLTKAVEEAEAAAESTKHMEAAAGRASYIGSSRLNRPDPGAVAAAAILRAVMEGLQGSPLNRSSFRMAT, encoded by the exons ATGCAG GGTTCAAAGAAGCTAGTGAACACAATTCTGGGTTGTGCAGACGATGCATTGGCTGGAACAGTGGCTTGTAATCCTCATCTCCAGATCCTGCATGGACACAGAGTGGCATTACGTGCTGACTTGGAGAATCTGCGAGGCAAAGTGGCACTTATTTCTGGAGGTGGTTCAGGACATGAGCCTGCACATGCAG GGTACATCGGGAAGGGAATGCTCACTGGAGTGGTAGCTGGTCCAGTATTCACTTCACCTGCAGTGGGTAGCATTTTAGCAGCAATTCGGGCTGTGAGGCAAGCTGGTGCAG TTGGAACGCTGCTAATAGTGAAGAACTATACTGGGGACCGTCTGAACTTTGGGCTGGCATTGGAACAAGCACGGGCAGAAGGGGCTTCTGTGGAGATGGTGGTTATTGGTGATGACTGTGCCTTTACCAAACAGAAGAAGGCTGGCAGGAGAGGACTATGTGGCACAGTGTTAATACACAAG GTAGCTGGGGCTCTGTCTGAGGCAGGTTGTGGTCTGAGTGCAATTGCTCGCAAGGTTACTGCTGTTGCACACTCAATGG GCACCCTTGGagttagtctaaccccctgcagtgtTCCTGGATCGAGACCTACCTTCCAGCTTGCTGATGATGAACTTGAGCTAGGCTTAG GAATCCATGGTGAAGCAGGGGTGCGCAGGATGAAG ATAACATCAGCAGATCAGGTTGTCAAAATAATGCTGGATCACATGACCAGTCACTCCAACGCTTCACGTGTGCGACTCAAGTCTG GTGCTTCTGTAGTCTTGATGGTGAACAATTTGGGTGGGTTATCCTACCTTGAATTAAGTGTAGTGGCTGGGTCTGCTGTGCGTTGTCTTG AGAGCAGGGGCATCCATATTGCCCGAGTTTTTGTTGGCTCCTTTATGACTGCACTGGAAATGGCAGGTGTCTCCCTTACTCTTTTGCTTGTAGATGATGAGCTGTTGACTCTCATTG atTCCGACACTACAGCTGTTGCGTGGTCACAACCTGCCAAGGTGCATGTGTCAGGCCAGAAAAGAGTGAGAGAGTCAGTAGCAcccaaggaagaggaggaagatgagTCTTTTCCATTTAAAG CACCAGCCACCCCCTACATGAGAGCAGTTCTAGAGAAGGTGTGCAACACACTGCTGAACCTACAAGAGGAGCTCAATGATCTAGATCGGGCCGCAGGTGATGGAGACTGTGGCAGCACACATGCACGAGCTGCCAGAG CAATCCAGGAATGGGTGGAGTCAAAACCTCTACCACTGTACCCCTCTCAGCTGCTCTCTGCCCTAGCAAAGTTACTGCTGGAGAAGATGGGGGGTTCTTCGGGGGCG CTCTATGGACTGTTTCTAACAGCAGCTGCTCAGCCCCTACGGACTGATGATGAATTGGCAACTTGGTCAGCAGCCATGGATGCTGGTATTGATGCCATGATGCG GTATGGAGGAGCTGCACCTGGAGACAGAACTATG CTGGATTCACTCTGTGCTGCTGCTGAGCAGCTCAGAGCCCTGAAGAACCCACAGACTAATCCACTGAAGGTTCTGACCAAAGCTGTAGAA GAGGCAGAGGCTGCTGCTGAGTCTACAAAACATATGGAAGCAGCTGCAGGCAGGGCCAGTTACATTGGCTCATCCCGCCTAAATCGACCAGACCCTGGAGCTGTAGCAGCTGCAGCTATTCTTCGTGCAGTGATGGAAGGATTGCAG GGCTCTCCATTGAATCGAAGTAGCTTCAGAATGGCAACATGA
- the TKFC gene encoding triokinase/FMN cyclase isoform X2 has protein sequence MQGSKKLVNTILGCADDALAGTVACNPHLQILHGHRVALRADLENLRGKVALISGGGSGHEPAHAGYIGKGMLTGVVAGPVFTSPAVGSILAAIRAVRQAGAVGTLLIVKNYTGDRLNFGLALEQARAEGASVEMVVIGDDCAFTKQKKAGRRGLCGTVLIHKVAGALSEAGCGLSAIARKVTAVAHSMGTLGVSLTPCSVPGSRPTFQLADDELELGLGIHGEAGVRRMKITSADQVVKIMLDHMTSHSNASRVRLKSGASVVLMVNNLGGLSYLELSVVAGSAVRCLESRGIHIARVFVGSFMTALEMAGVSLTLLLVDDELLTLIDSDTTAVAWSQPAKVHVSGQKRVRESVAPKEEEEDESFPFKAPATPYMRAVLEKVCNTLLNLQEELNDLDRAAGDGDCGSTHARAARAIQEWVESKPLPLYPSQLLSALAKLLLEKMGGSSGALYGLFLTAAAQPLRTDDELATWSAAMDAGIDAMMRYGGAAPGDRTMLDSLCAAAEQLRALKNPQTNPLKVLTKAVEEAEAAAESTKHMEAAAGRASYIGSSRLNRPDPGAVAAAAILRAVMEGLQVKTI, from the exons ATGCAG GGTTCAAAGAAGCTAGTGAACACAATTCTGGGTTGTGCAGACGATGCATTGGCTGGAACAGTGGCTTGTAATCCTCATCTCCAGATCCTGCATGGACACAGAGTGGCATTACGTGCTGACTTGGAGAATCTGCGAGGCAAAGTGGCACTTATTTCTGGAGGTGGTTCAGGACATGAGCCTGCACATGCAG GGTACATCGGGAAGGGAATGCTCACTGGAGTGGTAGCTGGTCCAGTATTCACTTCACCTGCAGTGGGTAGCATTTTAGCAGCAATTCGGGCTGTGAGGCAAGCTGGTGCAG TTGGAACGCTGCTAATAGTGAAGAACTATACTGGGGACCGTCTGAACTTTGGGCTGGCATTGGAACAAGCACGGGCAGAAGGGGCTTCTGTGGAGATGGTGGTTATTGGTGATGACTGTGCCTTTACCAAACAGAAGAAGGCTGGCAGGAGAGGACTATGTGGCACAGTGTTAATACACAAG GTAGCTGGGGCTCTGTCTGAGGCAGGTTGTGGTCTGAGTGCAATTGCTCGCAAGGTTACTGCTGTTGCACACTCAATGG GCACCCTTGGagttagtctaaccccctgcagtgtTCCTGGATCGAGACCTACCTTCCAGCTTGCTGATGATGAACTTGAGCTAGGCTTAG GAATCCATGGTGAAGCAGGGGTGCGCAGGATGAAG ATAACATCAGCAGATCAGGTTGTCAAAATAATGCTGGATCACATGACCAGTCACTCCAACGCTTCACGTGTGCGACTCAAGTCTG GTGCTTCTGTAGTCTTGATGGTGAACAATTTGGGTGGGTTATCCTACCTTGAATTAAGTGTAGTGGCTGGGTCTGCTGTGCGTTGTCTTG AGAGCAGGGGCATCCATATTGCCCGAGTTTTTGTTGGCTCCTTTATGACTGCACTGGAAATGGCAGGTGTCTCCCTTACTCTTTTGCTTGTAGATGATGAGCTGTTGACTCTCATTG atTCCGACACTACAGCTGTTGCGTGGTCACAACCTGCCAAGGTGCATGTGTCAGGCCAGAAAAGAGTGAGAGAGTCAGTAGCAcccaaggaagaggaggaagatgagTCTTTTCCATTTAAAG CACCAGCCACCCCCTACATGAGAGCAGTTCTAGAGAAGGTGTGCAACACACTGCTGAACCTACAAGAGGAGCTCAATGATCTAGATCGGGCCGCAGGTGATGGAGACTGTGGCAGCACACATGCACGAGCTGCCAGAG CAATCCAGGAATGGGTGGAGTCAAAACCTCTACCACTGTACCCCTCTCAGCTGCTCTCTGCCCTAGCAAAGTTACTGCTGGAGAAGATGGGGGGTTCTTCGGGGGCG CTCTATGGACTGTTTCTAACAGCAGCTGCTCAGCCCCTACGGACTGATGATGAATTGGCAACTTGGTCAGCAGCCATGGATGCTGGTATTGATGCCATGATGCG GTATGGAGGAGCTGCACCTGGAGACAGAACTATG CTGGATTCACTCTGTGCTGCTGCTGAGCAGCTCAGAGCCCTGAAGAACCCACAGACTAATCCACTGAAGGTTCTGACCAAAGCTGTAGAA GAGGCAGAGGCTGCTGCTGAGTCTACAAAACATATGGAAGCAGCTGCAGGCAGGGCCAGTTACATTGGCTCATCCCGCCTAAATCGACCAGACCCTGGAGCTGTAGCAGCTGCAGCTATTCTTCGTGCAGTGATGGAAGGATTGCAGGTTAAAACAATTTAA
- the LOC128417897 gene encoding lysosomal membrane ascorbate-dependent ferrireductase CYB561A3 isoform X3, which translates to MIPRVSFLLLSILLGILGILCVVFTVYWTQHWLGGFAWDGSSQMFNWHPVFMVTGMLVLTGAAVLVYRVPLSWSGPKLPWKLLHAGLTLAAFILIVLGLVAVFEYHNKQGIANMYSLHSWLGLGAVLLFSCQWAMGFASFLLPWAPTWFRALYKPVHVFFGSAIIPLVVAACISGINEKLFFKLTNTSTPYAQLPAEAWFANILGMLILVFGLLVLFALAMPVWKRPDVNLQDTQEPLLREDK; encoded by the exons ATGATTCCCAGAGTCTCATTCTTGCTGCTCTCAATCCTACTGGGAATTCTGGGGATCTTGTGTGTGGTGTTCACAGTCTACTGGACCCAACACTGGCTTGGTGGCTTTGCCTGGGATGGTTCTTCTCAGATGTTTAACTGGCATCCAGTTTTCATGGTGACAGGCATGTTGGTCTTGACTGGTGCAG cGGTGCTAGTGTATCGCGTGCCCCTCTCTTGGTCGGGGCCCAAACTGCCATGGAAGTTGCTGCATGCAGGACTGACCTTGGCAGCATTCATCCTAATTGTCCTGGGACTGGTGGCCGTCTTTGAATATCACAACAAACAGGGCATTGCCAACATGTACTCCCTCCACAGCTGGCTAGGGCTTGGTGCTGTGCTGCTCTTCTCCTGTCAG TGGGCCATGGGCTTTGCTTCTTTcttgctgccttgggctcccaccTGGTTCCGAGCCTTGTACAAGCCCGTCCATGTCTTCTTTGGCTCTGCCATCATCCCTTTAGTTGTGGCCGCCTGCATCTCGGGCATCAATGAGAAGCTTTTCTTCAAACT AACAAACACAAGCACACCCTACGCTCAGCTTCCTGCAGAGGCATGGTTTGCCAACATATTGGGGATGCTGATCCTGGTCTTTGGGCTACTGGTGCTGTTTGCCCTTGCCATGCCAGTATGGAAGCGTCCAGATGTGAATTTGCAAGATACCCAAGAG CCTTTGCTACGGGAGGATAAATGA
- the LOC128417897 gene encoding lysosomal membrane ascorbate-dependent ferrireductase CYB561A3 isoform X2 has product MSRDDGAEGDLELWNYFSRRSPRLRRKRGVLPVNRMIPRVSFLLLSILLGILGILCVVFTVYWTQHWLGGFAWDGSSQMFNWHPVFMVTGMLVLTGAAVLVYRVPLSWSGPKLPWKLLHAGLTLAAFILIVLGLVAVFEYHNKQGIANMYSLHSWLGLGAVLLFSCQWAMGFASFLLPWAPTWFRALYKPVHVFFGSAIIPLVVAACISGINEKLFFKLTNTSTPYAQLPAEAWFANILGMLILVFGLLVLFALAMPVWKRPDVNLQDTQEPLLREDK; this is encoded by the exons ATGAGCAGAGACGATGGAGCTGAAGGGGACCTGGAGCTTTGGAACTACTTTTCCCGGCGCTCCCCGCGACTCAGACGGAAGCGAG GTGTGCTCCCTGTGAACAGGATGATTCCCAGAGTCTCATTCTTGCTGCTCTCAATCCTACTGGGAATTCTGGGGATCTTGTGTGTGGTGTTCACAGTCTACTGGACCCAACACTGGCTTGGTGGCTTTGCCTGGGATGGTTCTTCTCAGATGTTTAACTGGCATCCAGTTTTCATGGTGACAGGCATGTTGGTCTTGACTGGTGCAG cGGTGCTAGTGTATCGCGTGCCCCTCTCTTGGTCGGGGCCCAAACTGCCATGGAAGTTGCTGCATGCAGGACTGACCTTGGCAGCATTCATCCTAATTGTCCTGGGACTGGTGGCCGTCTTTGAATATCACAACAAACAGGGCATTGCCAACATGTACTCCCTCCACAGCTGGCTAGGGCTTGGTGCTGTGCTGCTCTTCTCCTGTCAG TGGGCCATGGGCTTTGCTTCTTTcttgctgccttgggctcccaccTGGTTCCGAGCCTTGTACAAGCCCGTCCATGTCTTCTTTGGCTCTGCCATCATCCCTTTAGTTGTGGCCGCCTGCATCTCGGGCATCAATGAGAAGCTTTTCTTCAAACT AACAAACACAAGCACACCCTACGCTCAGCTTCCTGCAGAGGCATGGTTTGCCAACATATTGGGGATGCTGATCCTGGTCTTTGGGCTACTGGTGCTGTTTGCCCTTGCCATGCCAGTATGGAAGCGTCCAGATGTGAATTTGCAAGATACCCAAGAG CCTTTGCTACGGGAGGATAAATGA
- the LOC128417897 gene encoding lysosomal membrane ascorbate-dependent ferrireductase CYB561A3 isoform X1: MVCGGHTIEISSSDPASETPPYFGLQNCVTEKQFSAEGRKAELGSKEREEAKILLVPEPADGWIVFTASWSLAFSGVLPVNRMIPRVSFLLLSILLGILGILCVVFTVYWTQHWLGGFAWDGSSQMFNWHPVFMVTGMLVLTGAAVLVYRVPLSWSGPKLPWKLLHAGLTLAAFILIVLGLVAVFEYHNKQGIANMYSLHSWLGLGAVLLFSCQWAMGFASFLLPWAPTWFRALYKPVHVFFGSAIIPLVVAACISGINEKLFFKLTNTSTPYAQLPAEAWFANILGMLILVFGLLVLFALAMPVWKRPDVNLQDTQEPLLREDK; the protein is encoded by the exons ATGGTCTGTGGTGGACATACTATTGAAATCAGTTCCTCTGACCCAGCGTCTGAGACTCCACCCTATTTTGGGTTACAAAACTGTGTGACAGAAAAACAGTTCTCTGCTGAAGGGAGGAAAGCAGAACTAGGTAGTAAGGAAAGGGAGGAGGCAAAAATCTTGCTGGTGCCAGAACCAGCAGATGGTTGGATAGTTTTTACAGCTAGCTGGTCTCTTGCCTTCTCAGGTGTGCTCCCTGTGAACAGGATGATTCCCAGAGTCTCATTCTTGCTGCTCTCAATCCTACTGGGAATTCTGGGGATCTTGTGTGTGGTGTTCACAGTCTACTGGACCCAACACTGGCTTGGTGGCTTTGCCTGGGATGGTTCTTCTCAGATGTTTAACTGGCATCCAGTTTTCATGGTGACAGGCATGTTGGTCTTGACTGGTGCAG cGGTGCTAGTGTATCGCGTGCCCCTCTCTTGGTCGGGGCCCAAACTGCCATGGAAGTTGCTGCATGCAGGACTGACCTTGGCAGCATTCATCCTAATTGTCCTGGGACTGGTGGCCGTCTTTGAATATCACAACAAACAGGGCATTGCCAACATGTACTCCCTCCACAGCTGGCTAGGGCTTGGTGCTGTGCTGCTCTTCTCCTGTCAG TGGGCCATGGGCTTTGCTTCTTTcttgctgccttgggctcccaccTGGTTCCGAGCCTTGTACAAGCCCGTCCATGTCTTCTTTGGCTCTGCCATCATCCCTTTAGTTGTGGCCGCCTGCATCTCGGGCATCAATGAGAAGCTTTTCTTCAAACT AACAAACACAAGCACACCCTACGCTCAGCTTCCTGCAGAGGCATGGTTTGCCAACATATTGGGGATGCTGATCCTGGTCTTTGGGCTACTGGTGCTGTTTGCCCTTGCCATGCCAGTATGGAAGCGTCCAGATGTGAATTTGCAAGATACCCAAGAG CCTTTGCTACGGGAGGATAAATGA
- the TKFC gene encoding triokinase/FMN cyclase isoform X3 — translation MQGSKKLVNTILGCADDALAGTVACNPHLQILHGHRVALRADLENLRGKVALISGGGSGHEPAHAGYIGKGMLTGVVAGPVFTSPAVGSILAAIRAVRQAGAVGTLLIVKNYTGDRLNFGLALEQARAEGASVEMVVIGDDCAFTKQKKAGRRGLCGTVLIHKVAGALSEAGCGLSAIARKVTAVAHSMGTLGVSLTPCSVPGSRPTFQLADDELELGLGIHGEAGVRRMKITSADQVVKIMLDHMTSHSNASRVRLKSGASVVLMVNNLGGLSYLELSVVAGSAVRCLESRGIHIARVFVGSFMTALEMAGVSLTLLLVDDELLTLIDSDTTAVAWSQPAKVHVSGQKRVRESVAPKEEEEDESFPFKAPATPYMRAVLEKVCNTLLNLQEELNDLDRAAGDGDCGSTHARAARAIQEWVESKPLPLYPSQLLSALAKLLLEKMGGSSGALYGLFLTAAAQPLRTDDELATWSAAMDAGIDAMMRYGGAAPGDRTMEAEAAAESTKHMEAAAGRASYIGSSRLNRPDPGAVAAAAILRAVMEGLQGSPLNRSSFRMAT, via the exons ATGCAG GGTTCAAAGAAGCTAGTGAACACAATTCTGGGTTGTGCAGACGATGCATTGGCTGGAACAGTGGCTTGTAATCCTCATCTCCAGATCCTGCATGGACACAGAGTGGCATTACGTGCTGACTTGGAGAATCTGCGAGGCAAAGTGGCACTTATTTCTGGAGGTGGTTCAGGACATGAGCCTGCACATGCAG GGTACATCGGGAAGGGAATGCTCACTGGAGTGGTAGCTGGTCCAGTATTCACTTCACCTGCAGTGGGTAGCATTTTAGCAGCAATTCGGGCTGTGAGGCAAGCTGGTGCAG TTGGAACGCTGCTAATAGTGAAGAACTATACTGGGGACCGTCTGAACTTTGGGCTGGCATTGGAACAAGCACGGGCAGAAGGGGCTTCTGTGGAGATGGTGGTTATTGGTGATGACTGTGCCTTTACCAAACAGAAGAAGGCTGGCAGGAGAGGACTATGTGGCACAGTGTTAATACACAAG GTAGCTGGGGCTCTGTCTGAGGCAGGTTGTGGTCTGAGTGCAATTGCTCGCAAGGTTACTGCTGTTGCACACTCAATGG GCACCCTTGGagttagtctaaccccctgcagtgtTCCTGGATCGAGACCTACCTTCCAGCTTGCTGATGATGAACTTGAGCTAGGCTTAG GAATCCATGGTGAAGCAGGGGTGCGCAGGATGAAG ATAACATCAGCAGATCAGGTTGTCAAAATAATGCTGGATCACATGACCAGTCACTCCAACGCTTCACGTGTGCGACTCAAGTCTG GTGCTTCTGTAGTCTTGATGGTGAACAATTTGGGTGGGTTATCCTACCTTGAATTAAGTGTAGTGGCTGGGTCTGCTGTGCGTTGTCTTG AGAGCAGGGGCATCCATATTGCCCGAGTTTTTGTTGGCTCCTTTATGACTGCACTGGAAATGGCAGGTGTCTCCCTTACTCTTTTGCTTGTAGATGATGAGCTGTTGACTCTCATTG atTCCGACACTACAGCTGTTGCGTGGTCACAACCTGCCAAGGTGCATGTGTCAGGCCAGAAAAGAGTGAGAGAGTCAGTAGCAcccaaggaagaggaggaagatgagTCTTTTCCATTTAAAG CACCAGCCACCCCCTACATGAGAGCAGTTCTAGAGAAGGTGTGCAACACACTGCTGAACCTACAAGAGGAGCTCAATGATCTAGATCGGGCCGCAGGTGATGGAGACTGTGGCAGCACACATGCACGAGCTGCCAGAG CAATCCAGGAATGGGTGGAGTCAAAACCTCTACCACTGTACCCCTCTCAGCTGCTCTCTGCCCTAGCAAAGTTACTGCTGGAGAAGATGGGGGGTTCTTCGGGGGCG CTCTATGGACTGTTTCTAACAGCAGCTGCTCAGCCCCTACGGACTGATGATGAATTGGCAACTTGGTCAGCAGCCATGGATGCTGGTATTGATGCCATGATGCG GTATGGAGGAGCTGCACCTGGAGACAGAACTATG GAGGCAGAGGCTGCTGCTGAGTCTACAAAACATATGGAAGCAGCTGCAGGCAGGGCCAGTTACATTGGCTCATCCCGCCTAAATCGACCAGACCCTGGAGCTGTAGCAGCTGCAGCTATTCTTCGTGCAGTGATGGAAGGATTGCAG GGCTCTCCATTGAATCGAAGTAGCTTCAGAATGGCAACATGA